From one Candidatus Rhodoluna planktonica genomic stretch:
- the aceE gene encoding pyruvate dehydrogenase (acetyl-transferring), homodimeric type gives MSVSINNNDAYAVSTPDQDPQETAEWLESLDAVARVHGRGRAREIMLNLLRRSHELQLNVPIVPTTDYINTIAPENEPEFPGDESIERTYRAWMRWNAAMLVHRAQRPGVGVGGHISTFASSASLYEVGFNHFFKGADHPAGADQIFIQGHASPGPYARAFLEGRLSANQLDGFRQEKSHAGGGLSSYPHPRLMPDFWQFPTVSMGIGPINAIYQAQFNRYLSGRGFKNTEEQHVWAFLGDGELDEVESRGALQLAANDGLDNLTFVVNCNLQRLDGPVRGNGKIIQELESFFRGAGWNVIKVVWGREWDDLLARDHDGALVDLMNKTPDGDYQTYKTEDGAFVRENFFGRDPRTAKLVENMTDDQIWGLKRGGHDYRKVYAAYKAAIEHKGQPTVILAKTIKGFTLGKSFEGRNATHQMKKLTLDNLKSFRDELRIPISDAQLEENPYQPPYFHPGENAPEIQYMHERRKALGGYLPERRSKYVSFDLPGDEVYKVSKTGSGTQEVATTMAFVRLLKDLLRAPGLGERIAPIIPDEARTFGMDAFFPTAKIYNPQGQHYISVDRELLLNYKESTAGQILHTGINEAGSIAAFTAAGSSYATHGQPIIPIYVFYSMFGFQRTADSIWAATDQLTRGFMIGATAGRTTLTGEGLQHADGHSPVLASTNTGVISYDPAYGYEIGHIVRAGLERMYGGNHPDPNVVYYLTVYNEPYVQPAEPENVDVDGILRGIHNISRNENSGHKAQILASGVAVPWALEAQKLLQDDWGVSADIWSVTSWTELRRDGLAVDQRKFLAPNEPAGQAYITEKLGGAQGPFLGVSDYMHAVPDMVRNWIPGDYATLGADGFGFSDTRAAARRFFKIDGPSIVVRVLEQLVEKGLIDPSVPQQAIDRYRLHDVAAGTSGSTGGEN, from the coding sequence ATGTCGGTGTCTATCAACAACAACGATGCCTACGCGGTCAGCACCCCAGACCAGGATCCGCAAGAAACCGCTGAGTGGCTTGAATCTCTTGATGCAGTTGCCCGCGTACATGGTCGAGGCAGAGCACGAGAGATCATGCTAAATCTCTTGCGCAGATCGCACGAACTGCAATTGAACGTGCCTATCGTTCCAACCACCGACTACATAAACACAATTGCTCCCGAGAATGAACCTGAATTCCCCGGGGACGAATCGATTGAACGAACATACCGAGCCTGGATGCGCTGGAACGCGGCCATGCTTGTTCACCGCGCTCAGCGCCCGGGTGTCGGCGTTGGCGGACACATTTCAACTTTTGCCTCTTCGGCTTCGCTATACGAAGTTGGCTTCAACCACTTCTTCAAAGGTGCCGATCACCCAGCCGGTGCCGATCAGATTTTCATCCAGGGTCACGCGTCTCCCGGCCCATACGCTCGTGCTTTTCTCGAGGGTCGCCTATCCGCCAACCAGCTAGATGGGTTCCGTCAAGAGAAATCCCACGCTGGTGGCGGCCTGTCATCGTATCCGCACCCTAGATTGATGCCCGACTTTTGGCAATTTCCAACTGTGTCGATGGGTATCGGACCAATCAACGCAATTTATCAAGCCCAATTCAACCGCTACCTTTCGGGACGCGGTTTCAAGAACACCGAAGAACAGCACGTTTGGGCATTTTTGGGCGATGGTGAACTAGACGAAGTTGAAAGCCGCGGAGCACTGCAACTAGCAGCCAACGACGGACTAGACAACTTGACTTTCGTTGTGAACTGCAACCTTCAGCGTCTTGACGGACCAGTTCGCGGTAACGGAAAGATCATCCAAGAGCTTGAGTCTTTCTTTAGAGGCGCTGGCTGGAACGTCATCAAGGTTGTCTGGGGTCGCGAATGGGATGACCTGCTAGCCCGCGACCACGATGGTGCGCTAGTAGACCTGATGAACAAAACCCCTGACGGCGACTATCAGACCTATAAAACTGAAGACGGCGCATTTGTTCGCGAAAACTTCTTCGGCCGCGATCCACGAACCGCAAAACTGGTTGAAAATATGACAGACGACCAGATCTGGGGTCTGAAACGAGGCGGTCACGACTATCGCAAGGTTTATGCGGCCTACAAGGCAGCCATAGAACACAAGGGTCAGCCAACCGTTATTTTGGCCAAGACCATCAAGGGCTTTACCTTGGGTAAGTCATTCGAGGGCCGTAACGCAACACACCAGATGAAGAAGCTGACTCTCGACAATCTAAAGAGCTTCCGCGATGAGTTGCGTATTCCAATTTCTGACGCACAACTTGAAGAGAATCCGTACCAACCTCCTTACTTCCACCCAGGCGAGAACGCTCCGGAAATTCAGTACATGCATGAGCGTCGAAAGGCTCTGGGAGGTTATCTTCCAGAACGACGCAGCAAGTATGTCTCTTTCGACCTTCCCGGCGACGAGGTCTACAAGGTTTCGAAGACTGGTTCGGGCACCCAAGAAGTAGCCACCACCATGGCCTTTGTGCGACTGCTCAAAGACTTGCTGCGCGCTCCGGGGCTAGGTGAGCGAATTGCGCCGATCATCCCAGACGAGGCAAGAACCTTCGGTATGGATGCGTTCTTCCCGACCGCGAAGATTTATAACCCTCAAGGCCAGCACTACATCTCGGTAGACCGCGAACTTTTGTTGAACTACAAAGAGTCGACTGCTGGGCAAATTTTGCACACCGGCATTAACGAGGCTGGCTCTATCGCTGCTTTCACAGCGGCGGGGTCTAGTTACGCAACTCACGGTCAGCCAATCATTCCAATTTATGTTTTCTATTCGATGTTTGGTTTCCAGCGAACTGCCGACTCAATTTGGGCAGCTACAGACCAATTGACACGTGGATTCATGATCGGTGCGACTGCTGGTAGAACCACATTGACCGGTGAGGGACTTCAGCACGCAGACGGACACTCTCCGGTTTTGGCGTCCACCAACACCGGCGTGATCTCGTACGACCCTGCCTACGGATACGAAATTGGCCACATTGTGCGCGCCGGCCTAGAGCGCATGTACGGCGGCAACCACCCAGATCCAAACGTGGTTTACTACTTGACCGTCTACAACGAGCCTTACGTTCAACCGGCTGAGCCTGAAAACGTAGATGTGGACGGCATCCTTCGCGGAATTCACAACATTAGCCGCAACGAGAATTCGGGACACAAGGCTCAGATTCTTGCCTCAGGTGTCGCAGTTCCTTGGGCACTCGAAGCTCAGAAGCTACTGCAGGATGACTGGGGAGTATCCGCAGACATCTGGTCGGTAACGTCTTGGACGGAATTGCGTCGCGACGGACTTGCCGTCGATCAGCGTAAATTCCTCGCTCCAAACGAGCCTGCCGGCCAGGCCTACATCACTGAAAAACTGGGCGGCGCTCAGGGGCCATTCCTCGGTGTTAGCGACTATATGCACGCGGTGCCGGACATGGTCCGCAATTGGATTCCGGGTGACTACGCGACTCTTGGAGCAGATGGTTTCGGCTTCAGCGACACCCGCGCAGCGGCTCGCAGATTCTTCAAAATTGATGGTCCGTCAATCGTCGTTCGAGTTCTTGAACAGTTGGTTGAGAAAGGCCTGATTGATCCGAGCGTTCCTCAACAGGCAATCGACCGCTATCGTCTGCACGATGTAGCGGCCGGCACCTCAGGATCAACCGGTGGCGAAAACTAA
- a CDS encoding peroxiredoxin — protein MSAEIGELAPDFELLNQFGESVKLSDFRGKKAVTLVFYPLSFSGICTGELCELRDNIPQFESQDTELIAISVDSKHVQRAFAEQEGYKFNVLADFWPHGEVAQKYGVFIPESGFANRATFVINKDGVLVAKFITAPGQARSFADYQRALELI, from the coding sequence ATGTCTGCAGAAATCGGCGAACTGGCGCCTGACTTTGAATTGCTCAACCAATTTGGAGAATCAGTAAAACTGAGTGATTTCCGAGGCAAGAAGGCAGTGACGCTGGTCTTCTATCCGCTCAGCTTCTCCGGGATTTGTACCGGTGAACTTTGCGAACTGCGCGACAACATTCCGCAATTTGAATCGCAAGACACTGAGCTAATCGCCATTTCAGTCGACTCAAAGCACGTACAGCGTGCATTTGCCGAACAAGAGGGCTATAAATTCAATGTTTTGGCTGACTTCTGGCCCCACGGTGAAGTGGCGCAAAAATATGGAGTGTTTATCCCAGAGTCGGGTTTTGCTAACCGAGCCACCTTCGTCATTAATAAAGACGGTGTTCTAGTTGCCAAGTTCATCACCGCGCCTGGCCAGGCACGAAGCTTTGCAGACTACCAGCGGGCGCTTGAACTGATCTAG
- a CDS encoding purine-cytosine permease family protein, with translation MSLNPSNPPERRALSDEELQARVYQLAEEQGAATAIAFLEEQARLRELDELELAKWQLDNPPVYQPVVETPQLASVAPYEVISADEEATVDELAKQRESTAQITGTESPDVTGTESPDASHSLTSSEILSATESPAAENAPAVMEASVPHREPSPVLSEAVFVPSPSSAAEIVIDEDYQLESELEHSSQISASQVNFANFDLSEVQQANQKRNPVKLSDQATTGRQSAASLFWVWASVFMVGAPALALSGLSSQGFSKQESLLATIIGFFGAGLAISVVSIAGKRSGLSTLVISRAAFGYYGNLLPAVLTVLGKLMLSLVLGFVLLSTVDDLNANQGFVGLVTLAVILLVVSLIAGFGGEVLYRFQQVVSIAALALLMWIVAQGYMDQVVSALPSDINPIRVLSAAALVFAVFGLLLASSAGEYTRQMSVKVRGSSVTLWVLLAVFISGSLGASILTYFSIETGWLSLIALILGITVLLTSNQYSTSRSFSAFGWNAKPAISQPLLALLVLGASFALHSQTDISSGLALDFLAFAAVPISGWAGIFISDVLIRRIAYHEISLSRSYGFYKAVNWVNLGGLVVASAVGFGLADSDMPFLNWQGYLLIGVPNPDFWASGNMAILTTFSLGILLPLIFGIPRIKRQEAEVLAIEARRSELLDVLGLVE, from the coding sequence ATGAGTTTGAATCCGAGCAATCCGCCAGAGCGCCGCGCCCTGAGCGATGAAGAGCTTCAAGCCCGGGTTTACCAACTTGCCGAAGAGCAGGGCGCCGCAACCGCAATAGCTTTCCTCGAGGAACAGGCGCGCCTGCGTGAACTCGACGAACTTGAATTAGCTAAGTGGCAATTAGACAACCCGCCTGTTTATCAGCCCGTCGTTGAAACTCCCCAGCTCGCTTCAGTAGCGCCATACGAGGTTATTTCCGCAGATGAAGAGGCGACTGTAGATGAGTTGGCGAAGCAGCGCGAATCGACTGCTCAAATAACTGGCACTGAATCACCTGATGTAACTGGCACTGAATCACCTGATGCTTCGCACTCGCTTACTTCTTCAGAGATTCTGTCCGCTACCGAATCTCCTGCCGCTGAGAACGCACCAGCAGTAATGGAAGCATCAGTTCCTCATCGTGAACCGTCTCCGGTATTGAGCGAAGCTGTTTTTGTTCCAAGTCCAAGCTCTGCCGCTGAGATTGTTATCGACGAGGATTACCAACTCGAATCAGAACTTGAGCACAGCAGCCAGATCAGTGCCAGTCAAGTGAACTTTGCCAATTTTGATCTATCCGAGGTTCAACAGGCCAATCAAAAACGTAATCCGGTTAAGTTATCGGACCAAGCAACTACCGGAAGGCAGTCTGCCGCGTCTTTATTTTGGGTCTGGGCTTCGGTCTTCATGGTTGGAGCTCCAGCACTAGCTCTTTCAGGTTTATCTAGTCAGGGTTTCTCGAAGCAAGAGTCTTTGTTGGCAACCATAATCGGTTTCTTTGGAGCCGGCTTGGCGATATCGGTTGTTTCTATTGCCGGTAAGCGCAGCGGTCTTTCGACTTTGGTAATTTCGCGGGCAGCTTTTGGCTACTATGGCAACCTTTTGCCTGCGGTTTTGACCGTACTTGGCAAGTTAATGCTCTCGCTTGTTCTGGGTTTTGTTCTGCTCAGCACTGTTGATGATCTAAATGCGAACCAGGGTTTTGTCGGACTAGTTACCCTGGCGGTAATACTTCTCGTTGTGTCGCTAATCGCGGGCTTTGGCGGTGAAGTTCTTTACAGATTTCAGCAGGTTGTTTCAATCGCCGCTCTCGCACTGTTGATGTGGATTGTGGCCCAAGGCTATATGGACCAAGTTGTCAGTGCGCTACCCAGCGACATCAACCCAATCCGAGTACTTTCCGCTGCGGCCTTAGTTTTTGCAGTCTTTGGTCTTCTTCTTGCATCATCTGCCGGCGAGTACACCAGACAGATGTCGGTAAAGGTTCGGGGCAGTTCAGTAACACTGTGGGTTCTTTTAGCAGTGTTTATTAGCGGTTCGCTGGGTGCAAGCATCCTGACCTATTTCTCTATCGAAACTGGGTGGCTTTCTCTAATTGCACTGATCCTCGGCATTACAGTCTTGCTGACGTCTAACCAGTACAGCACCAGCCGCTCTTTCTCCGCTTTTGGCTGGAATGCAAAGCCGGCCATTTCGCAACCACTTCTTGCCCTGCTGGTCTTGGGTGCATCGTTTGCCCTACACTCACAGACCGATATCTCTAGTGGCTTGGCTTTAGATTTCTTAGCTTTTGCAGCTGTCCCAATCTCGGGTTGGGCTGGAATCTTCATCAGCGACGTCTTGATTCGCCGAATCGCTTACCACGAGATTTCACTTAGCCGAAGCTATGGATTCTACAAAGCAGTCAACTGGGTCAACTTGGGCGGACTAGTCGTCGCCAGCGCAGTTGGATTTGGGCTGGCTGACAGCGACATGCCATTTCTCAACTGGCAAGGCTATCTGCTAATCGGTGTCCCAAATCCAGATTTCTGGGCATCAGGAAATATGGCGATTTTGACGACTTTCTCGCTTGGGATTCTGCTGCCATTGATTTTCGGTATCCCCAGGATCAAGCGACAGGAAGCCGAGGTGCTTGCCATTGAGGCTCGTCGCTCTGAATTGTTAGACGTTCTAGGTTTGGTTGAGTAA
- a CDS encoding Nif3-like dinuclear metal center hexameric protein — protein sequence MTANLIDLIEVFETLWPTRDAEEWDRVGLVCGSADQKISRVLLSVDVCSDVLEEAKQGEFDLVLAHHPLILRGVTTLSEQTGKGSLLSTAIRNSIAIFSAHTNADVAEDGVSDSFAKHLELRNICPIIDRGDGLGLGRIGALAEPLSLLDLARVVASKLPSTATGVRVAGNHERLISTVALCAGAGDSLLEQVSRLDVDVYITSDLRHHVVQDQLERNLAVGNGPAIIDVSHWAAEWLWLDHAAARLSKEFPEIQFVVSAIRTDPWDFVVTQ from the coding sequence ATGACTGCAAATTTGATCGACCTTATTGAGGTTTTTGAGACACTTTGGCCTACCAGAGACGCCGAAGAATGGGATCGCGTCGGTTTAGTTTGTGGTTCGGCTGATCAGAAAATATCGCGCGTCTTATTGTCGGTTGACGTTTGCAGCGATGTATTAGAAGAGGCGAAGCAAGGCGAGTTTGACTTAGTGCTCGCACATCATCCACTGATACTTCGGGGCGTGACAACTCTGTCTGAGCAGACTGGTAAGGGCAGTCTGTTATCGACGGCGATTAGAAACTCAATAGCCATCTTTAGCGCTCATACCAATGCTGATGTAGCCGAGGATGGCGTTTCAGACTCTTTCGCAAAACACCTCGAGCTTCGCAACATTTGTCCAATAATCGACCGCGGTGACGGTCTTGGTTTGGGGCGAATTGGTGCTTTGGCTGAACCGCTCAGTTTGCTTGACCTTGCCAGAGTTGTAGCCTCGAAGTTGCCGTCGACCGCAACCGGTGTGCGAGTTGCTGGCAATCACGAAAGGTTAATTAGCACTGTTGCGCTATGCGCCGGTGCCGGCGATTCGCTGCTCGAACAGGTCTCTAGGCTAGATGTGGATGTCTACATCACCAGCGACCTGCGTCACCACGTGGTTCAAGATCAGCTTGAAAGAAATCTCGCGGTTGGCAATGGACCGGCGATTATTGACGTCAGCCACTGGGCGGCTGAGTGGCTGTGGCTTGATCATGCTGCTGCTAGGTTGTCAAAAGAATTTCCGGAAATTCAATTTGTGGTCAGCGCGATTCGCACCGACCCCTGGGATTTTGTAGTAACACAGTAA
- a CDS encoding zinc ribbon domain-containing protein — MNISSEAKSDLLALLAIDLEITKSKNDSDQIAKSTELSEIRNRLIEAASEFTNVLSKVETIRTEIEKVASDLNLVETRIAKDQTQLLQTSSPKDAQGIQSELATLARRKDELEDAELNLMDELEQVERDLEKKQFVRDDLDTQVREALEVQEKALQKIASGLVLLKDKRAQLAARLAPELFEVYERKARRSVPVGLLQGRECTACRMTLGATSLEAISGTPQDQLIECPECQAILIRE; from the coding sequence GTGAATATTTCTTCAGAAGCTAAATCAGATTTGCTCGCGCTGCTGGCAATCGATTTAGAGATCACCAAGTCGAAAAATGACTCAGATCAGATAGCCAAATCCACCGAACTTTCTGAGATTCGAAACCGACTAATTGAGGCTGCCAGTGAGTTCACCAATGTGCTTTCAAAAGTTGAAACTATTCGAACTGAAATTGAAAAAGTGGCCTCTGATCTCAACTTGGTCGAGACAAGGATTGCTAAGGACCAGACCCAACTGCTACAAACCAGTAGCCCAAAAGATGCCCAGGGAATTCAGTCCGAATTGGCAACGCTGGCGCGCCGCAAAGATGAGCTTGAAGACGCTGAATTGAATCTGATGGATGAATTGGAGCAGGTTGAACGCGACCTCGAAAAGAAGCAATTCGTTCGTGATGATTTAGACACCCAAGTTCGCGAAGCGCTCGAAGTCCAAGAGAAAGCGTTACAGAAAATTGCCTCGGGACTAGTTCTGCTTAAAGATAAGCGAGCGCAACTTGCCGCCCGTTTGGCTCCAGAACTTTTTGAAGTTTATGAACGAAAAGCCCGACGCTCGGTTCCAGTTGGTCTGCTCCAAGGCCGGGAATGCACTGCCTGTCGGATGACTCTCGGCGCAACGTCGCTTGAGGCTATTTCCGGTACCCCGCAAGATCAATTGATTGAGTGCCCAGAGTGCCAAGCCATTCTGATTAGGGAATAG